TACTGCGTCACGCGATGGTCTCGCGTAAAATGGAAAACGCGCTGGCGATAGATGAACGGTTAGTCTGATTTACCCGAAAAGCCGGATAGCGATATCCGGCTTTGTCATCAGTGTGGGCGACTATCGCCGCCCCAGCGGTACCACCAGCGGCGTCCCGGCAACCGGATCGTCGATAATCATACAGCGCAGCCCATAGATTTTTTCGATAAGCTCTGCGGTAACAATCTCTTTCGGCGCGCCCTGTGCGACAATATTACCTTCGCGTAATGCAATCAAATGCGTGGCGTATCGGCAGGCCTGATTCAGGTCATGCAGGACGGCGGCGAGCGTATAGCCTTTTTCGCGGTTGAGATCGCTTAACAACTCCAGCAAATCAATTTGATGGCTAATATCCAGCCACGTTGTCGGCTCATCCAGCAGCATGATGGACGTTTCCTGCGCCAGCACCATGGCTATCCACGCCCGCTGACGTTGGCCGCCGGACAGAGTGTCTACACTTTGCGCCGCCAGTGAGGTGATACCTGTTGCACGCATGGCACTGGCGACGGCATCGGCATCTTCCTTACGCCAGCGGGTAAATAACGGCTGATGCGGATACCGCCCTCTGGCGACCAGCTCTTGTACGGTGATATCGCCCGGCGTGGTAGCGTTTTGCGCCAGCAATCCGATGCGCCGCGCCACCTCTTTACTGGCGTAACGCTGTATTTGTTCGCCATCCAGCCAGACATGGCCGTCAACAGGCGTCATCAGACGGCTTAGCGTACGTAGCAACGTCGACTTGCCGCAGCCGTTAGGGCCGATGATGGCGGTAAAATGGCCGTCCGGAATCGAAACATTAAGGTTTTTTGCGACGGTATAGCTGCCATAACCCAGCGTTAACTGGTCGCCGCGCAAACGGGCTACGGATTCGGTCATTTTTTGCGGGACTCCTGAATTAACAAGACGATAAGGTAAATACCGCCGAGGCTGACGGTGACCACGCCCACTGGAAGCTGATAAGGCATAAACAGTTGCTGCGCGCACGCATCGGCGGCCAGTAGTAATAACGCGCCGCACAGCGCCGACTGGGTTAATCCCCAGCGCGCTGTGCCGCTAAGACGGCGGGCGATGTGCGGCGCGACAAGGGCAATAAACGAGATGGGGCCAGCCAGTGCCGTTGCCGCAGCGGTGAGCGACACCGCCACCAGCATCAGCATCAGGCGTGACCGCTCCACGCTAACACCCAGCGCGCAGGCGCTGTCATCGCCCATCTCCAGCAGCCGCATACGACGCACCAGTAGCGCGGCGCCTGTCAGCATCACCATAATCAGCGGCGCCGAAGGCCAGGTTTTTGCCCATGTCAGACCGTTGAGCGACCCGGCGTTCCATAAGCCAGCGGTGAGCGCCGTTTCCAGCGACGCCTGCAACAGAAGCCAGGTATTAAAGGCGACTAACATCGCGCGGATGCCGATACCGATGATAATCAGCCGGAAAGTTTCAATCCCGTTACGCCAGGCGAGCAGCCAGACAATCAATGACGTGACGATACCGCCCGCCATTGCCGCCAGCGCGATCGCGGTAAGATGCTGGCCAAACAGGACCATTGCGACCAGTACGCCGCTCCAGGCGCCGGTATTAAAGCCCATCACATCAGGGCTGCCTAGCGGGTTACGCATCAACGACTGAAAAATCGCGCCACTGACGCCAAGCGCAGCGCCAATCAGTAGCGCCATTAATACGCGCGGTAGTCGCCATTCGGTTACGACAAGGGTGATGTTACGCGGCGCGTCGCCCAGCAGCGCGGCAATAATCTGCCCGGTCTCAAGGGGCACGGCACCGCTTTGCAGGCTCCATAAGCCAATGGCGAAGCAGCCAGCCGCCAGAAGCAGGCAGCTTACGATAAGCCGACGAGAAAGAAACATCACAGGCCGCCTC
This DNA window, taken from Salmonella enterica subsp. enterica serovar Typhimurium str. LT2, encodes the following:
- the fepC gene encoding enterobactin transporter (ABC superfamily (atp_bind); similar to E. coli ATP-binding component of ferric enterobactin transport (AAC73689.1); Blastp hit to AAC73689.1 (271 aa), 92% identity in aa 1 - 263); this translates as MTESVARLRGDQLTLGYGSYTVAKNLNVSIPDGHFTAIIGPNGCGKSTLLRTLSRLMTPVDGHVWLDGEQIQRYASKEVARRIGLLAQNATTPGDITVQELVARGRYPHQPLFTRWRKEDADAVASAMRATGITSLAAQSVDTLSGGQRQRAWIAMVLAQETSIMLLDEPTTWLDISHQIDLLELLSDLNREKGYTLAAVLHDLNQACRYATHLIALREGNIVAQGAPKEIVTAELIEKIYGLRCMIIDDPVAGTPLVVPLGRR
- the fepG gene encoding ferric enterobactin transporter (ABC superfamily (membrane); similar to E. coli ferric enterobactin transport protein (AAC73690.1); Blastp hit to AAC73690.1 (330 aa), 86% identity in aa 2 - 330), whose protein sequence is MFLSRRLIVSCLLLAAGCFAIGLWSLQSGAVPLETGQIIAALLGDAPRNITLVVTEWRLPRVLMALLIGAALGVSGAIFQSLMRNPLGSPDVMGFNTGAWSGVLVAMVLFGQHLTAIALAAMAGGIVTSLIVWLLAWRNGIETFRLIIIGIGIRAMLVAFNTWLLLQASLETALTAGLWNAGSLNGLTWAKTWPSAPLIMVMLTGAALLVRRMRLLEMGDDSACALGVSVERSRLMLMLVAVSLTAAATALAGPISFIALVAPHIARRLSGTARWGLTQSALCGALLLLAADACAQQLFMPYQLPVGVVTVSLGGIYLIVLLIQESRKK